The following proteins come from a genomic window of Lachnoclostridium phytofermentans ISDg:
- a CDS encoding carbamoyl phosphate synthase small subunit yields MKAFLILEDGHIFEGKHIGSKREVISEIVFNTSMTGYLEILTDPSYAGQAVVMTYPLIGNYGICPSDMESLKAWPDGFIVRETSRVPSNFRSKLSLEEFLIKNDIPGISGVDTRCLTKILRESGTMNGMITTNENFIIEDVINALKDYKVTGVVSKVSCKEKKVTTHENFTPTDFEMAKMTYMASTEMKEAIEKATKNGVCLGEIALACMQGTAGIAYLNKLAEDENLVKTHYKVALMDFGSKKNIEHCLLKRGCEVTVYPADTKAEEILEANPDGIMLSNGPGDPAECFEIIKEIKKLSETNIPIFAICLGHQLMALANDFETKKMKYGHRGANHPVKDLETGRVYLSSQNHGYVVVEDTIDESKAEVRFINANDKTIEGIKYKNKNIFTVQFHPEACAGPQDSEFLFDEFMKMMEVNA; encoded by the coding sequence AAATCGTATTTAATACCTCAATGACAGGTTATCTGGAGATATTAACGGATCCATCCTATGCTGGTCAAGCTGTGGTTATGACATATCCGCTTATCGGTAATTATGGTATTTGTCCATCCGATATGGAATCCTTAAAGGCGTGGCCAGATGGATTTATTGTAAGAGAGACATCACGAGTACCAAGTAATTTTAGATCTAAATTAAGCTTAGAGGAGTTCCTGATTAAGAATGATATCCCTGGAATCTCTGGTGTGGATACAAGATGCTTAACGAAGATTCTTCGTGAGAGCGGTACAATGAACGGCATGATCACTACAAATGAGAATTTCATAATTGAAGATGTAATAAATGCATTAAAAGATTATAAAGTAACGGGTGTGGTTAGCAAAGTAAGTTGTAAAGAGAAGAAAGTTACAACACACGAGAACTTTACCCCAACTGATTTTGAAATGGCAAAGATGACCTATATGGCATCTACTGAGATGAAAGAAGCAATTGAGAAAGCGACTAAAAATGGTGTTTGTCTTGGTGAAATTGCCTTGGCTTGCATGCAGGGAACTGCAGGAATCGCTTATTTAAATAAGTTAGCAGAAGATGAAAACCTAGTAAAAACGCATTATAAGGTTGCATTAATGGATTTTGGTTCTAAGAAAAATATTGAACATTGTCTATTAAAAAGAGGCTGTGAAGTAACTGTTTATCCTGCTGATACAAAGGCAGAAGAAATATTAGAGGCAAACCCAGATGGAATTATGTTAAGTAATGGCCCTGGAGATCCAGCAGAATGTTTTGAAATTATTAAAGAAATTAAAAAATTATCTGAAACAAACATCCCTATCTTTGCAATTTGTTTAGGGCATCAATTAATGGCACTTGCAAATGATTTTGAAACTAAGAAGATGAAGTACGGACATCGTGGAGCGAACCATCCAGTGAAAGATTTAGAAACTGGCCGCGTTTATCTGTCCTCCCAGAATCATGGTTATGTAGTAGTGGAAGATACCATTGATGAGTCTAAGGCAGAGGTTCGCTTTATTAATGCAAATGATAAGACAATAGAGGGAATTAAGTATAAGAATAAAAATATATTTACGGTACAGTTCCATCCGGAGGCATGTGCTGGTCCACAAGATTCCGAGTTCCTATTTGATGAGTTTATGAAGATGATGGAGGTAAATGCGTAA